In a genomic window of Aquila chrysaetos chrysaetos chromosome Z, bAquChr1.4, whole genome shotgun sequence:
- the MTX3 gene encoding metaxin-3 isoform X3, whose product MAAPMELSCWGGDWGLPSLHPESLTVMAYAKFSGAPLTVNTINNSWRAPKGDVPVLISEGIVISQPAKILNFLRRQKYNADYELSAKQGADTLAYIALLEEKLLPALLHTFWVEAENYCSVTKPWFASRIAFPLSLYLPGKMSREALNRILLTRGGPPLYSVTEVEAQIYRDAKECLNLLSKRLGTSQFFFGDTPTTLDAFVFGFLAPIYKVCFPRVQLQEHLKQLPNLCRFCDDILTCYFRLTLSDPALIISLQMDDNLRKSPQHPPRKLTTLKLAAGGEEGSPLNRLSP is encoded by the exons ATGGCGGCTCCCatggagctgagctgctggggaggCGATTGGGGGCTGCCGTCCCTGCACCCGGAGTCTCTAACCGTCATG GCTTATGCCAAATTTTCTGGTGCTCCCCTGACAGTGAATACTATAAATAACTCTTGGAGAGCTCCAAAAG GAGATGTACCAGTTCTGATATCAGAAGGCATTGTTATTTCTCAGccagcaaaaatattaaacttctTAAGAAGGCAG aaaTATAATGCTGATTATGAATTGTCTGCGAAACAAGGAGCTGATACACTGGCATATATTGCACTGCTTGAAGAGAAGCTGCTTCCTGCTCTG CTGCACACTTTCTGGGTTGAGGCTGAAAACTACTGCAGCGTGACAAAGCCATGGTTTGCCTCAAGGATTGCCTTCCCACTGAGTTTGTATCTGCCTGGAAAGATGTCCAGGGAAGCACTGAACAGGATCTTGCTGACCAGGGGGGGGCCTCCACTCTACAGTGTCACTGAAGTGGAAGCACAG ATATACAGGGATGCCAAGGAGTGCCTAAATCTCCTGTCGAAGAGATTGGGAACATCTCAGTTTTTCTTTGGAGATAC GCCTACCACCTTGGATGCCTTTGTGTTTGGTTTCCTTGCACCGATTTATAAAGTGTGCTTCCCCAGAGTACAATTACAAGAGCATTTGAAACAGCTTCCCAATCTGTGTCGATTCTGTGATGATATTTTAACTTGCTACTTCAGGTTAACTCTCTCAG ATCCGGCTCTCATTATTTCTCTGCAGATGGACGACAACCTTCGTAAGAGTCCTCAGCATCCCCCTCGAAAGCTAACAACGCTCAAGCTTGCTGCAGGTGGAGAAGAAGGCAGTCCATTGAATCGTTTGTCACCTTGA
- the MTX3 gene encoding metaxin-3 isoform X1: MAAPMELSCWGGDWGLPSLHPESLTVMAYAKFSGAPLTVNTINNSWRAPKGDVPVLISEGIVISQPAKILNFLRRQKYNADYELSAKQGADTLAYIALLEEKLLPALLHTFWVEAENYCSVTKPWFASRIAFPLSLYLPGKMSREALNRILLTRGGPPLYSVTEVEAQIYRDAKECLNLLSKRLGTSQFFFGDTPTTLDAFVFGFLAPIYKVCFPRVQLQEHLKQLPNLCRFCDDILTCYFRLTLSGHSPAGQDTADANLQKLTQLVNKESNLIEKMDDNLRKSPQHPPRKLTTLKLAAGGEEGSPLNRLSP, translated from the exons ATGGCGGCTCCCatggagctgagctgctggggaggCGATTGGGGGCTGCCGTCCCTGCACCCGGAGTCTCTAACCGTCATG GCTTATGCCAAATTTTCTGGTGCTCCCCTGACAGTGAATACTATAAATAACTCTTGGAGAGCTCCAAAAG GAGATGTACCAGTTCTGATATCAGAAGGCATTGTTATTTCTCAGccagcaaaaatattaaacttctTAAGAAGGCAG aaaTATAATGCTGATTATGAATTGTCTGCGAAACAAGGAGCTGATACACTGGCATATATTGCACTGCTTGAAGAGAAGCTGCTTCCTGCTCTG CTGCACACTTTCTGGGTTGAGGCTGAAAACTACTGCAGCGTGACAAAGCCATGGTTTGCCTCAAGGATTGCCTTCCCACTGAGTTTGTATCTGCCTGGAAAGATGTCCAGGGAAGCACTGAACAGGATCTTGCTGACCAGGGGGGGGCCTCCACTCTACAGTGTCACTGAAGTGGAAGCACAG ATATACAGGGATGCCAAGGAGTGCCTAAATCTCCTGTCGAAGAGATTGGGAACATCTCAGTTTTTCTTTGGAGATAC GCCTACCACCTTGGATGCCTTTGTGTTTGGTTTCCTTGCACCGATTTATAAAGTGTGCTTCCCCAGAGTACAATTACAAGAGCATTTGAAACAGCTTCCCAATCTGTGTCGATTCTGTGATGATATTTTAACTTGCTACTTCAGGTTAACTCTCTCAG GCCATTCTCCGGCTGGACAGGATACAGCAGATGCTAATCTGCAGAAACTCACACAACTTGTAAATAAGGAATCCAACTTGATTGAAAAG ATGGACGACAACCTTCGTAAGAGTCCTCAGCATCCCCCTCGAAAGCTAACAACGCTCAAGCTTGCTGCAGGTGGAGAAGAAGGCAGTCCATTGAATCGTTTGTCACCTTGA
- the MTX3 gene encoding metaxin-3 isoform X2, whose protein sequence is MAAPMELSCWGGDWGLPSLHPESLTVMAYAKFSGAPLTVNTINNSWRAPKGDVPVLISEGIVISQPAKILNFLRRQKYNADYELSAKQGADTLAYIALLEEKLLPALLHTFWVEAENYCSVTKPWFASRIAFPLSLYLPGKMSREALNRILLTRGGPPLYSVTEVEAQIYRDAKECLNLLSKRLGTSQFFFGDTPTTLDAFVFGFLAPIYKVCFPRVQLQEHLKQLPNLCRFCDDILTCYFRLTLSGHSPAGQDTADANLQKLTQLVNKESNLIEKIRLSLFLCRWTTTFVRVLSIPLES, encoded by the exons ATGGCGGCTCCCatggagctgagctgctggggaggCGATTGGGGGCTGCCGTCCCTGCACCCGGAGTCTCTAACCGTCATG GCTTATGCCAAATTTTCTGGTGCTCCCCTGACAGTGAATACTATAAATAACTCTTGGAGAGCTCCAAAAG GAGATGTACCAGTTCTGATATCAGAAGGCATTGTTATTTCTCAGccagcaaaaatattaaacttctTAAGAAGGCAG aaaTATAATGCTGATTATGAATTGTCTGCGAAACAAGGAGCTGATACACTGGCATATATTGCACTGCTTGAAGAGAAGCTGCTTCCTGCTCTG CTGCACACTTTCTGGGTTGAGGCTGAAAACTACTGCAGCGTGACAAAGCCATGGTTTGCCTCAAGGATTGCCTTCCCACTGAGTTTGTATCTGCCTGGAAAGATGTCCAGGGAAGCACTGAACAGGATCTTGCTGACCAGGGGGGGGCCTCCACTCTACAGTGTCACTGAAGTGGAAGCACAG ATATACAGGGATGCCAAGGAGTGCCTAAATCTCCTGTCGAAGAGATTGGGAACATCTCAGTTTTTCTTTGGAGATAC GCCTACCACCTTGGATGCCTTTGTGTTTGGTTTCCTTGCACCGATTTATAAAGTGTGCTTCCCCAGAGTACAATTACAAGAGCATTTGAAACAGCTTCCCAATCTGTGTCGATTCTGTGATGATATTTTAACTTGCTACTTCAGGTTAACTCTCTCAG GCCATTCTCCGGCTGGACAGGATACAGCAGATGCTAATCTGCAGAAACTCACACAACTTGTAAATAAGGAATCCAACTTGATTGAAAAG ATCCGGCTCTCATTATTTCTCTGCAGATGGACGACAACCTTCGTAAGAGTCCTCAGCATCCCCCTCGAAAGCTAA
- the MTX3 gene encoding metaxin-3 isoform X4 — MAAPMELSCWGGDWGLPSLHPESLTVMAYAKFSGAPLTVNTINNSWRAPKGDVPVLISEGIVISQPAKILNFLRRQKYNADYELSAKQGADTLAYIALLEEKLLPALLHTFWVEAENYCSVTKPWFASRIAFPLSLYLPGKMSREALNRILLTRGGPPLYSVTEVEAQIYRDAKECLNLLSKRLGTSQFFFGDTPTTLDAFVFGFLAPIYKVCFPRVQLQEHLKQLPNLCRFCDDILTCYFRLTLSDGRQPS, encoded by the exons ATGGCGGCTCCCatggagctgagctgctggggaggCGATTGGGGGCTGCCGTCCCTGCACCCGGAGTCTCTAACCGTCATG GCTTATGCCAAATTTTCTGGTGCTCCCCTGACAGTGAATACTATAAATAACTCTTGGAGAGCTCCAAAAG GAGATGTACCAGTTCTGATATCAGAAGGCATTGTTATTTCTCAGccagcaaaaatattaaacttctTAAGAAGGCAG aaaTATAATGCTGATTATGAATTGTCTGCGAAACAAGGAGCTGATACACTGGCATATATTGCACTGCTTGAAGAGAAGCTGCTTCCTGCTCTG CTGCACACTTTCTGGGTTGAGGCTGAAAACTACTGCAGCGTGACAAAGCCATGGTTTGCCTCAAGGATTGCCTTCCCACTGAGTTTGTATCTGCCTGGAAAGATGTCCAGGGAAGCACTGAACAGGATCTTGCTGACCAGGGGGGGGCCTCCACTCTACAGTGTCACTGAAGTGGAAGCACAG ATATACAGGGATGCCAAGGAGTGCCTAAATCTCCTGTCGAAGAGATTGGGAACATCTCAGTTTTTCTTTGGAGATAC GCCTACCACCTTGGATGCCTTTGTGTTTGGTTTCCTTGCACCGATTTATAAAGTGTGCTTCCCCAGAGTACAATTACAAGAGCATTTGAAACAGCTTCCCAATCTGTGTCGATTCTGTGATGATATTTTAACTTGCTACTTCAGGTTAACTCTCTCAG ATGGACGACAACCTTCGTAA